In uncultured Methanobrevibacter sp., the following are encoded in one genomic region:
- the gatB gene encoding Asp-tRNA(Asn)/Glu-tRNA(Gln) amidotransferase subunit GatB, whose translation MMCGLEIHVQLETESKLFCDCPTNYQDAPINSNICPVCLNQPGAKPHPTNEKALENALMIALMLNCEIDQDVIYFMRKHYDYPDLPSGYQRTSVPIGINGELNGIRIREIHAEEDPGQFKPDRGTVNFNRSGIPLVEIVTEPDIKSPEEARNFLKELIRVLQYSGGARGEGTMRADVNISINGGNRVEMKNVNSIKGAYKALKFELVRQKNLMKRGVEVKQETRAYLESQMITVGMRMKEDADDYRFITDPDLPPMKISDETIQRILDTMPEAPHNKVKRFVEDYDIDEESAKVLTSELDLAIAYEEVVKEVDSKFAAKVMRDELKRVLSYNKLDFSDSGITSKDLIEFLSMMQNKEITAKAAHKIIEQMPNNEKSPKEIAEELGLLGVVKDDEVLAAVKQAIDENPKAVQDYLDGQKASLNFLVGQVMRLTRGKADPGETVKLLRENIE comes from the coding sequence ATGATGTGTGGACTTGAAATCCACGTACAATTAGAAACCGAATCAAAATTATTCTGTGATTGTCCTACAAATTATCAGGACGCACCTATTAACTCAAACATTTGCCCAGTTTGTCTTAATCAACCGGGTGCAAAACCACATCCAACAAATGAAAAAGCGTTGGAAAATGCATTGATGATTGCTTTAATGCTCAACTGTGAAATAGACCAAGATGTTATTTATTTCATGAGAAAACATTACGATTACCCTGACTTGCCTTCAGGTTATCAGAGAACTTCCGTTCCAATTGGAATCAACGGAGAATTAAACGGAATTAGAATTCGTGAAATTCACGCTGAAGAAGATCCTGGACAATTCAAACCTGACAGAGGTACCGTGAACTTCAACCGTTCTGGAATCCCATTGGTTGAAATCGTTACAGAACCGGATATAAAATCTCCAGAAGAAGCAAGAAACTTCTTAAAAGAATTAATACGTGTTTTACAATACAGTGGAGGAGCACGTGGTGAAGGTACCATGAGGGCAGACGTAAACATTTCCATCAATGGAGGAAACAGGGTGGAAATGAAAAACGTTAACTCCATCAAAGGTGCATACAAAGCATTGAAATTTGAACTTGTAAGACAAAAAAACCTTATGAAAAGAGGAGTGGAAGTCAAACAGGAAACTCGTGCTTACCTCGAATCTCAAATGATTACCGTAGGTATGAGGATGAAAGAGGATGCTGATGACTACAGATTCATTACAGATCCTGACTTGCCACCAATGAAAATTTCCGATGAAACAATTCAAAGAATCCTCGACACAATGCCTGAAGCACCACACAACAAAGTGAAAAGATTTGTTGAAGATTATGATATTGATGAAGAATCCGCTAAGGTATTAACCTCAGAACTTGATTTGGCAATTGCATATGAAGAAGTTGTAAAAGAGGTGGATTCCAAATTTGCAGCCAAAGTAATGAGAGATGAACTTAAACGTGTTTTATCATATAATAAATTAGACTTTTCAGACAGTGGAATTACCTCTAAAGATCTGATTGAATTCTTAAGTATGATGCAAAACAAAGAGATTACCGCTAAAGCAGCTCATAAAATCATCGAACAAATGCCTAATAACGAAAAATCTCCAAAAGAAATTGCAGAGGAATTAGGTTTACTTGGTGTTGTAAAAGATGATGAAGTGCTTGCAGCAGTTAAACAGGCAATTGATGAAAATCCAAAGGCTGTACAAGATTATTTAGATGGACAAAAAGCTTCACTTAATTTCTTAGTTGGTCAAGTAATGAGATTAACCCGTGGAAAAGCTGATCCTGGAGAAACCGTTAAGCTATTAAGAGAAAATATCGAATAG
- a CDS encoding radical SAM protein, translating to MDSNIFDLIKKANDITLKNHGNLITLERAVFLSWWCDKGDCAFCYMSTQKNKIKDPKKARRNIYNIYAEAEMCSRLDWNIEFLSGGYESFTTQEIKEIATTIKDITGDGVWLNTGITDELEEFGSEIKGITGAVEVANPDIHKRVCPSKKLEDISNMMDVAGDLGFKKAITIILGLGETLEDVNYLIDYIKEHKIDRVIFYSLNPHKETIYANSSQPASLYYAQVVSQVRLAFPEIEIICGTWIDNLANIGILILSGANGITKFPLFKMFGTKYGKRVEEEVKWAGRELKGTFTDKSQLGPEKSEVSPDLDKFIKRYVKESLKNKY from the coding sequence ATGGATTCAAACATATTCGACCTAATAAAAAAAGCCAATGACATTACTTTAAAAAATCATGGCAATCTGATAACCCTTGAAAGGGCTGTATTTCTATCCTGGTGGTGTGACAAGGGAGACTGTGCATTCTGCTACATGTCAACACAAAAAAATAAAATTAAAGACCCTAAAAAGGCAAGAAGAAACATCTACAACATCTATGCCGAAGCTGAAATGTGCAGCCGTCTGGACTGGAATATTGAATTCCTGTCCGGAGGCTATGAATCATTCACCACACAGGAAATAAAAGAGATTGCAACAACAATAAAGGACATTACCGGCGACGGAGTATGGTTGAATACCGGAATTACTGATGAACTGGAGGAATTCGGTTCAGAAATCAAGGGGATCACCGGTGCGGTCGAAGTTGCAAATCCCGATATCCACAAAAGAGTTTGTCCATCAAAAAAACTTGAAGACATAAGCAACATGATGGATGTGGCGGGAGATTTAGGATTTAAAAAGGCAATAACTATAATTTTGGGTCTTGGAGAAACATTGGAAGATGTTAACTACCTGATAGATTACATCAAAGAGCATAAAATAGATAGAGTGATATTTTACTCCCTAAATCCGCACAAGGAAACAATCTATGCAAACTCTTCCCAGCCTGCTTCACTTTACTATGCGCAGGTCGTCTCACAGGTAAGGCTGGCCTTTCCGGAAATAGAAATAATCTGCGGAACCTGGATTGACAATCTGGCAAATATCGGAATATTGATCTTGAGTGGAGCTAACGGAATAACCAAATTCCCATTATTTAAAATGTTTGGAACCAAATACGGGAAACGAGTTGAGGAAGAGGTCAAATGGGCAGGACGTGAACTTAAGGGAACATTCACTGACAAATCCCAATTAGGTCCGGAAAAAAGTGAAGTTTCGCCGGATTTGGATAAATTCATCAAAAGGTATGTTAAGGAATCCCTGAAAAATAAATACTGA